A single genomic interval of Celeribacter indicus harbors:
- a CDS encoding helix-turn-helix transcriptional regulator translates to MSAISTELPPRYLRTKEAAQFLSLSARTLEKHRTYGTGPAYHKLGGRVVYAIEDLQAWVGRGAVTSTSDPRGQVLPAKRHTLPNLPQPGRFVR, encoded by the coding sequence ATGTCCGCTATCTCAACCGAACTTCCCCCGCGCTATCTGCGCACCAAGGAAGCCGCCCAGTTCCTGAGCCTGTCGGCTCGGACGCTGGAGAAGCACCGGACCTACGGCACCGGTCCCGCCTACCACAAGCTGGGCGGACGCGTGGTCTATGCGATCGAGGACCTGCAGGCTTGGGTCGGACGCGGCGCTGTCACCTCGACTTCCGACCCGCGCGGGCAGGTGCTGCCAGCGAAACGCCACACGCTCCCGAACCTCCCGCAGCCCGGCCGCTTCGTGCGCTGA